In Quercus robur chromosome 11, dhQueRobu3.1, whole genome shotgun sequence, the sequence TCCTGAGAATAGCTTTACTTACAGAACCTGGAATTCCAGGCACACCTGTGTTCTCATGCCAGCCTGGACAAGCATTATTTATTAGGTGCTCCAAATAAATAGAGAGATCATTTATTTTTCTGGGACACTAACAAGATTTTAGGTATTAGCATCACCTCGCTGcttgagagaaaaacaaagatttaCCTACCAATGGTGATGTATTTCATCAGGCCAATTACAGGGAAGCACTATAACCTAAAGGAATGTAACCTGGACTTTACTCGGGGTTCCTGAAGTCATAATTCATGTAAGCCTAGTTCTCCTATTGTGCTTAAGTATATAAGGTGAGCAAGTTTTGCTCTCAACCATTACCTAAATGGggtaaaacaacaacaacaaacaaaaaggaaagaaaagaagccaaTTCATGAActtaaaagaatatacatctgTGATGATTGGAGCATATACACTTGAATCGAAATTAACATAATGAGTATTAAATTGTCAGAAAAGCTAACAATTTAATACTCATTATGCTGTAACTGATGCGTCAAATAGATAAGTTTCAAGCTTAATCAAGAAAAAATCACCAAAAGATGCATTGGTgcacaaaaactgaaaatgaataaaaaattattggattGGAAGCATGAAACTTCAAATGAAGTGCAAGAAGACAAAAAGATCCTACTATATTTTCTTCTAATGTTTGCAAGCTAGATAATGAAGCACTTGGTAGGAAAAACAAATAAGGTATCCAAACAAGCACATTAAAAGCAACAAGAACCACATGATATTGGAAAAAAGCTAtaacatgagaaaaaaaaaggaaagatgtAACCAAAGGTAACCCAAATAAACCAGGAAGATTATGAGATAAGGAGTTAATCAACCAACAGTATAAGGACTAACCACTACAGATAGTACATACATGAAGGAAGACAACTCACAACTGATGTAGGGAAACGTAAGcctaaagaattttttattttttttaaaaaaaggaaaccaTTAGTCCCTTATCTTTTATTTCTccatgttatattttatttattattatgtatttaGTATTACAAAATGTCATGTCACTAGCAAGTGACTCTTAATGAAGTTGGATGGTTAGAATCTAATTGCTATATGTAAGATAAAGGATTAGGATTCTATGGTTACtaaagtctattataaaaaagcCTATGTTATCTTTAATTCTgttatctttttctttgatttaatCTTGATTGTTACTAAAATTTCTTCTTAAACCCTTCTTCTACGTTAGACCTAAGTTCTCCTCACCAAATAAACAATCATGAGACTTAACAGTCCACACTGGCAATGCCACTAATTTGGAATCCAATTCACCAGTTATAGGTTCATTAAAAGAACTTATATAAGAAAgctaatcttttatatatatatatatatatatatattaatatataatgaaatttattgaaccaaaaaaatgatCACCCAAGTCTCCAGGGTGTATACAACTTGGGACCGAAAACAATCAAACATTCAAATAACAAACATCTATCCAAtcacaaaccaaaaattaaGAGTGACTTCCTACAGCTAACATCCAATCcaataaagttctaaagaaaaacaatctcAGTTCCGCTGAAGTCCTTTCCAAATCCTTAAAGCTCTGGTAAAGTCATTCCATAGATACCTTTAAACCCATTACATAGATACAACCCTTATTAGATGGTAAAAATACACCCCCTCCTTCCTATCATCTTAAATGTAAATATcctaagattaaaaaaaaaaacaaaacaaaacaaaaaaaaaaaacaaatttaaagataGTTTCCATAGAATGCTATAACCCCATTACATAGATTTAACCATTATCTAGTTCATTCACTATAAAGAAGAAATTTAACACACTAAGATAGAAGAAATTTTGACACACAAATACATGTTCACAAACAAGCACAATGCAAGCATGGCAGACAGTTTAGCGCTTAATCATTTTTACAAACAAACAGAAACCAAACTACATATCATCCAGAATTACGAACATGAGTGGTGTAGCCCAAATGAGTTTAACAAAGTAAATTCACATAATAGCTACTACAATCCATTTTGACATAAAAACTAATGCCAATACTAAGAAACAAAACACCATTATTATTTTCCTAAACACTGGAAATCCACTCCATTTCTAAGGAAAAGTATGAATGCCGTCCTTGAGAAAGCCTGATGAATTCCTACCTCCAAGGTTGCTGCATTTCCTGTACATAGAAAGAAAGCCTTCAATTTAATGTTTAAAGCGAGGGCATCTGATTAACAAGTCCATTTGGTTTTGTCTCTTAAACTTGCTATCATTGCAGGATATTaacataaaattcaaattttatgtgCAATATAAATgactagaaaaataaaattaaacttatgttgccattttttttttttgttgacaaTTTGATAGTTATAGAGTGGGAGGGGGTAATTTAAACCCTGGTTCTTCTAGCAACGGTGATATATGTTGCAGTTTGAATGTATCCAGCAAAGCCCTTATTAGATGTTGAAATGTAATATGCAATCCCACCCTATCAATGTAAATATCCTAAGATTAAAGAACAGATTTATAGGTAGTTTCCATAAGTACCTTTACACCCATTACATAGACATAACTGCTATCTTATTCCCTGAGAAAGCATaaattttacacacacacacaatgcaAGCATGGCAGACACTGTTTTGCTTGTACTTCATACAATTGTGTAATAGAAAATATTAACTCATTCACAAAAGATGAagagagggaaaagaaaaacaatggaAGGAAATGGAGTCGACAAGTGTCAAAGAAGTGTTACAGGTATATGTGCAAATGTACAAGTGTTAAAGAAGTCAAGTGATAGGCTATTACTAGTAGAAACAGTGATGTCAGCTGGTTGTTGTTAGAGGTGTTTGAGGTAGTCAGTTAGTTGTTACAGCGGATTAAGTAGTTAACAATTGATCTGCGCAATTGTATTGCTGTATAATGATCAATTGATGAATAAACCAGTTTTACCTTTTAgtctttcattctctctctcacatcttAGGAGGCAACGCTACCCTCAAATCTAGCCATCACCTTAATTTTCATACTCTTAACTACCCAATATCCAAGATCCTAACACCAAAGCTAGCAATGACAACTGGTGAGCTGCCTTCTCAATGAACATGGCTATATGGGAATGTTTGCAGTAAGAAGATAGGCATCTAAGATAATAGAAGATTTAAAATGTACAAGCATTATCTTTAGCATATACAGAtcataattgataaattaagaatttttttaataatcccaggagaacacaaagaacatttAGTACGAGTGTGAAAACATGAAGTTAAAAGAGGCCACCGTAACATTaccaagaaaaaataagttgattACATCTATCTTTATAATGTTATAAGTGGCAGGAAACATGATactcacacatatatataagcATGCTAACCAACACAAACCACTTTGTTTTCTCAATATAACCGAAAACAACCACAACTTTGATCAGCTATCTATTCTAAATATAAAGCCACTCAATTAAGGTAATCAATCAACAATAAGAATTTATAGAATTACATTCATATCGTACTCATAATCAAAGCCAGGTATATATGAAGAACAAAATggaaaaccataaaaacaagCTTGACAATAAAATTTATCTTGCCTGTTGTTGTTCCTCTTTCCTTACTTGGTTGGGTTTGTCAAAGTAAAACTAGGCTCTCAACATAAGAATCAACAAAATTATCTGCATATTCACGTCCACGAATTCCAAGATTTTTAACCTCTTTGGTCTTAAGGTCTCTTGTCTCAAGGTATCCTCCATCCATTTCCAGAATAACCTCACCACTCTTCCTAAAACCCTTAGGTTTACAACGAGAATCAGCAAAACTTACAATTTTGGTCCATGATGACGCATCCGCATAGTGTTCCATCACCCATATACTGAGACAGTCAGACTCCCGTTGAAACAGGGCAAGGGAATTCCCGTACGCTGAAATAGATACGCTCACCTGATCCTCATCTCCATTTTTATCTGAAAGTTTTGGCAGCGCTATCTCACGGAAGACCTCTTCCCCCAAATcaaacactataacaaaattaagaaattcgTTCCCAGTCTTCCTCAAAGCAACCCAATGCAGAGCCCCATTGACAAAAGCCACCCCCTCACGATTTATAGTATCTATAGGAGGCAAAGCAGTAACCATTCTCCAGTTTCCAGTGGAGAGTGAGTAAACCTCCACCTCCGGTGGAGACTTACCCTCTTGGCCTTCTTCTTCAGGAGTCCCAAACCTCACCACCTTATAGTCATTGGCTTCGGaatcaaatccaaacccaacagAGTACCAAGGGCAGGTAATATCGGGTATAGGAAGTTTGACAAACTTTCTAACACAAGGGTTCCAGAGAAAGAAATGATTCTCGTACCCATCTAAAGCATCAGCAAGGACGATGAGGCCATTACAAGTACCCACTACATGATATATTTCAGCATAGCCTGGATCATGAAGATGGAAGTCAACAAACCTGGTGTACTCATTGAAATCTTGGTTGTCAAAATGCAAAACGTATTGTTCTTTTTCATTTGCTTCGTCGGGCTCCAAAGGGCAGAGCCTGAAGAGGAGTAGGGGGTGTTTGTTGTTGGAGGAGTGGTGAAGATGGTCGGAAATGAAGGTTGGATTTTGGATGAAAGATCTCCATGTTTTGCAGACTGCTGTGCATGTTACTATGGATTTTATAGGTAGGCGAAGGAAAACATTGGTCAGGATTACATCAGGTAGAGAGTCCAACGTAGATAAATTGTCTGACATCGCTTCCTTCAACcttgaaaaatagtgaaatcaGAACCACAAAGGTAGAGACTTacactgtgtttggttggagagactTACACCGAAACCTAGCACAGAAAAttaacccaactcaaaatcaagaaaaacccaactcaaaatcaatcaaaactcaccggaaaacccaacccaaaatcatcaCAGACACACCACAAAACCATCAAAATCGTTCTAAATCTAGATCCAAagtcatcaaacccatataaaaattcatataaataatcaaaccCATATACAAAATTGATGGAGCTCtcaatcaaaatacaaactcaaatcacaattttaaaactaatcaaattagaaccaaaaaaaaaaaagaaaaagaaaaaaagagcaagACTGGCCCATCTGAGCCTCGGTGGGAGGACATGCAGTGGTGCTTCTTGAATGCTCTGGAGTAGACGTAGTgttagagaagaaaagaaaaaagaaaagtgaagattGAAGATAGTGCTCCAGACGAAGGGATAGAgaagagaaggagaagaaaagaaaaaaagagaagtgaaGATAAAAGAAGAAGGCTCCAGACGAAGTGccagataaaaagaaaaaaagaaaagtgaaagatAAAGACAAGGGAAaggtgtggaggagaaaaaaagaaaagatacgtgtggatgaaaaaaaaagaaaataaaaagaaaataaaaaagaaagataagggaaaaatgaaatagagaataaaaaattaaaattgagaaatgctaGTACAATAGTTTTATAATAATTCTTAAGTTGTGGGTTGTTACTGACTaatatggataaaaaaaaatatttaagtgatatgttcaaattaaaatcagtaataACTTacaataattctttttttttttcaacgtgGCGTAATCAAGTTGtacattattgtaatttttacattataataataaaaataataacataaatttatacatataatgtggtaaattttatattatttaatgagtacaaataaatctattttttaccTATTATATAACAAGGATATaatagtcaattacataaattatattttccattttttc encodes:
- the LOC126706154 gene encoding F-box protein CPR1-like isoform X2, which codes for MSDNLSTLDSLPDVILTNVFLRLPIKSIVTCTAVCKTWRSFIQNPTFISDHLHHSSNNKHPLLLFRLCPLEPDEANEKEQYVLHFDNQDFNEYTRFVDFHLHDPGYAEIYHVVGTCNGLIVLADALDGYENHFFLWNPCVRKFVKLPIPDITCPWYSVGFGFDSEANDYKVVRFGTPEEEGQEGKSPPEVEVYSLSTGNWRMVTALPPIDTINREGVAFVNGALHWVALRKTGNEFLNFVIVFDLGEEVFREIALPKLSDKNGDEDQVSVSISAYGNSLALFQRESDCLSIWVMEHYADASSWTKIVSFADSRCKPKGFRKSGEVILEMDGGYLETRDLKTKEVKNLGIRGREYADNFVDSYVESLVLL